A single genomic interval of Shewanella psychropiezotolerans harbors:
- a CDS encoding EthD family reductase, which produces MIRIAVMYPNEPDKHFDCDYYRNQHMPLVINAYQGLGLIDVEIDEAKVKNGPQAAPYIAIGYLLFDSVKQFMTAYDEVGSHLLKDIINFTNIAPKIQISEYTRLT; this is translated from the coding sequence ATGATCCGGATAGCCGTGATGTATCCCAACGAACCCGATAAGCATTTTGATTGTGATTATTATCGCAATCAACACATGCCGTTAGTTATCAACGCGTATCAAGGCTTAGGGCTTATTGATGTGGAAATAGATGAAGCGAAAGTGAAAAATGGACCTCAAGCCGCGCCTTACATTGCGATCGGCTATCTGCTTTTCGATTCGGTTAAACAATTTATGACGGCTTATGATGAGGTTGGCAGCCATTTGTTAAAAGACATCATTAATTTTACTAATATAGCCCCTAAGATTCAGATCAGTGAATACACTCGTCTTACTTAA
- a CDS encoding 2Fe-2S iron-sulfur cluster-binding protein, whose translation MSSTQLYSLKISQVQPETESAVCISFEVPQALKDVFRFKPGQFLTLEIALDGQKIRRAYSICSGVDDTHLRVGIKRIKHGQFSNYANDHFKVGDIVSVLPPQGNFYPLLYADDTNSYMCLAVGSGITPILSIIKSILSSSDQSKVTLIYGNKRTKSVMFKEELSFIKNRYLARFKWINIMSQEDQGSDVLNGKIDNDKGYQLQKKKMIDIHNTAYVFICGPESMISEVSRGFRLEGLNQSQIHYELFAHSAVDSEVILEKSLQRVHEYGENKTSQLTLISDGRAINFELATVGSNILDAGIENGLDLPFSCKAGVCSTCKAKVIKGKVDMDISHGLAAHEIEQGFILTCQAHPLSDELVVSFDER comes from the coding sequence ATGTCTAGTACTCAGCTTTATTCATTAAAAATATCACAAGTTCAGCCTGAAACAGAAAGTGCTGTATGTATCAGTTTTGAAGTGCCGCAGGCGTTGAAGGACGTATTTAGATTCAAGCCTGGTCAGTTTTTGACATTAGAAATAGCGCTTGACGGCCAGAAGATCCGCCGAGCGTACTCTATTTGTTCGGGGGTTGATGATACTCATCTGCGTGTTGGGATAAAACGAATCAAACATGGTCAATTTTCAAACTATGCTAATGATCACTTTAAGGTCGGCGATATAGTATCAGTACTACCTCCCCAAGGTAACTTCTACCCGTTACTCTATGCTGACGATACTAACAGCTATATGTGCCTTGCTGTTGGCAGTGGTATAACCCCCATTTTATCGATAATAAAATCTATTTTATCATCGTCTGACCAGAGTAAGGTGACCTTAATATATGGCAATAAACGAACCAAGTCGGTTATGTTTAAAGAGGAGTTAAGTTTCATAAAAAACCGTTACTTAGCACGATTCAAGTGGATCAATATCATGAGTCAGGAAGATCAAGGTTCAGATGTGCTTAACGGCAAGATAGATAATGATAAAGGATATCAACTGCAAAAGAAAAAAATGATCGATATCCATAATACAGCTTACGTATTTATCTGTGGTCCAGAATCGATGATTTCTGAAGTTTCACGAGGGTTTAGGCTCGAGGGATTAAACCAGTCACAAATCCATTACGAGTTGTTTGCTCATTCAGCCGTGGACTCGGAAGTGATTTTAGAAAAATCGCTTCAACGTGTACATGAATATGGCGAGAATAAGACCAGTCAATTGACCTTGATATCTGATGGCCGAGCCATCAATTTTGAGTTGGCAACAGTCGGGTCAAATATCTTAGATGCTGGAATTGAAAATGGTCTTGACTTACCTTTCTCCTGTAAAGCTGGTGTCTGTTCCACCTGCAAGGCCAAAGTGATTAAAGGCAAAGTGGACATGGATATTAGCCATGGGTTAGCAGCCCATGAAATTGAACAAGGTTTCATTTTAACTTGTCAGGCACATCCATTATCGGATGAGCTTGTCGTGAGTTTTGATGAACGATAA
- the madL gene encoding malonate transporter subunit MadL, translating to MVVYGVALLSVCMLLGLYLGNILGELLGVKANIGGVGIAILLLVTFIHFYGRRGGSSGDRPFKLHNDTAIGISFWSAMYIPIIVAMTAKQNVLAAVSAGPVALVAGVLSVAASFALIPVLTRWGKA from the coding sequence ATGGTTGTTTACGGTGTGGCTCTACTCTCAGTGTGCATGCTTTTGGGCTTGTATCTGGGGAATATTCTGGGTGAATTACTTGGAGTGAAGGCGAATATTGGTGGTGTGGGTATCGCAATTTTGCTGCTAGTCACCTTTATTCACTTTTATGGTCGAAGAGGAGGCAGTAGTGGTGACCGCCCATTTAAATTGCATAATGACACGGCCATCGGCATCAGTTTTTGGAGCGCGATGTATATTCCGATAATTGTTGCGATGACAGCCAAACAAAACGTATTAGCCGCCGTGTCCGCAGGTCCTGTCGCTCTGGTTGCTGGAGTACTTTCTGTTGCCGCCAGTTTCGCATTGATCCCTGTGTTGACCCGATGGGGCAAAGCGTAG
- a CDS encoding phosphatidylserine decarboxylase codes for MKFSKSLIFISMTLANMAFADDSDLIGTPAEQQVRVDNLNIYTQSTGADRGELLFTQSQVEAITNSACANSLAYLADKYSNNAATIGNFITMNSKMHSLPESYIGVYPLNPDTPEGEDPSALNPWEGGTPAQLFQRTIDVFTNWCQFLPDIEGDKDTGLAYIQEFAWFYYRNDLAKLWVQGEDPEGGLLGEYVGYNFVNSFTTERGTYMDSSDSLGLVDNWTTDDRIEIEDYTVPEGGFSSWNDFFTRSIIIDVDADSGAQTIRDRPVTKPDEDYIISSPTDCIMNPLTQVLSMDDTLITETAYIENPLELNDVIDVKNTPISIKSLLGDATNEMKNHFVGGTGLSCVLMPNTYHSFHTPVSGEVIYKEVVNTGTYGYPDFVNWVPLSGNVGRSGTDFSQFQKFQRGVVIIEVQYDAIDDEGQTVSKTGYVASIPVGLDTIGSVVLSDEFIVGDTVKRGFTRLGNFRYGGSLDILLFSKGMVAPAIQTRLGAQIAIIDAGTTPEVSPAIPASNSGI; via the coding sequence ATGAAATTCTCAAAATCATTAATTTTTATATCTATGACACTCGCTAATATGGCCTTCGCAGATGATAGCGACCTTATAGGCACACCAGCAGAACAACAAGTAAGAGTAGACAATCTCAATATTTATACTCAATCTACAGGCGCGGATAGAGGTGAGCTGTTATTTACTCAAAGCCAAGTTGAAGCTATCACCAATTCCGCTTGTGCTAATTCTCTGGCCTACTTAGCTGACAAATACAGTAATAACGCCGCCACTATTGGTAACTTCATAACGATGAATTCTAAAATGCATTCATTACCTGAGTCATATATCGGTGTCTATCCCCTAAACCCTGATACCCCCGAAGGTGAAGACCCATCTGCACTAAACCCTTGGGAGGGAGGCACCCCAGCCCAACTATTTCAACGCACTATCGATGTCTTTACTAACTGGTGTCAGTTTTTACCTGATATTGAGGGTGACAAGGATACTGGCCTTGCCTACATTCAAGAGTTTGCTTGGTTTTATTACCGAAATGACTTAGCAAAATTATGGGTCCAAGGTGAAGATCCTGAGGGAGGGCTTTTAGGTGAATATGTAGGCTATAACTTCGTGAACAGTTTTACTACTGAGCGCGGCACCTATATGGACTCTTCGGATTCTCTTGGACTGGTAGATAATTGGACTACAGATGATAGAATTGAAATCGAAGATTATACTGTTCCAGAAGGTGGATTCAGTAGTTGGAATGATTTCTTTACTCGCAGTATCATCATTGATGTCGATGCCGACTCCGGCGCACAAACCATCAGAGATCGACCCGTCACAAAGCCTGATGAAGATTATATTATCTCTTCACCAACAGATTGTATCATGAACCCGCTCACTCAGGTGTTGAGTATGGATGATACCCTTATCACTGAAACCGCCTATATTGAAAATCCATTAGAGTTAAACGATGTGATCGATGTAAAAAATACCCCAATCAGTATCAAGTCTTTATTGGGAGATGCTACCAACGAAATGAAAAATCATTTTGTCGGTGGAACGGGCTTATCTTGTGTCTTGATGCCAAACACTTACCACAGTTTTCATACGCCAGTATCAGGAGAAGTCATCTATAAAGAGGTCGTTAACACTGGCACTTATGGCTATCCTGATTTCGTTAACTGGGTTCCATTATCGGGTAACGTCGGCCGCTCTGGCACTGATTTTTCTCAATTCCAAAAATTCCAACGCGGTGTTGTCATTATTGAAGTTCAATATGATGCAATAGACGATGAAGGGCAAACGGTATCCAAGACAGGGTATGTAGCCTCCATTCCGGTTGGGTTAGATACTATTGGCTCAGTGGTATTATCCGATGAATTTATCGTCGGCGACACTGTAAAGCGCGGATTCACCCGCTTAGGTAATTTTAGATACGGCGGCTCTTTGGATATATTATTATTCTCAAAAGGCATGGTTGCGCCTGCTATACAAACCCGCTTAGGGGCGCAGATTGCAATTATAGATGCAGGTACAACACCTGAAGTCTCTCCTGCTATACCGGCCAGTAATAGCGGGATCTAA
- a CDS encoding 3-hydroxyacyl-CoA dehydrogenase, translating into MRHAFFAERMAAKLTKYEDDALALKIHSVAIIGAGTMGVGIAMCFAQAGIAVVLLDMKQESVAKGLSAIESRFHQSVKRGIISGAQLTEAMALITGTCEYRDVGDVDLVVEAAFESMEVKKQIFSILDEVCKPETILTSNTSYLDINEIAQSTHRAHKVLGMHFFSPANIMKLLEVVRADKTDQQSLKTVMALGKQIGKVCVAVGVCYGYVGNRMYACYGREANALLLEGATPGQIDRALQQWGMAMGPLAVNDMSGIDIAYKARQENGGYSNDPHYFRAADLMVEANRLGQKTAAGFYRYDKDNGSRIEDAEVLTFLSAEADRLGVVQRSDISDEEIQYRLIFALINEGAYILEEGIVDRASDIDVIWLNGYGFPRYLGGPMFYADEFGLAELVAIIKGFKKLTGKGHWVIAPILERLVETSEKLALQ; encoded by the coding sequence ATGCGTCATGCTTTTTTTGCTGAACGTATGGCGGCTAAGCTGACCAAATATGAAGATGATGCACTGGCATTGAAGATTCATTCAGTCGCCATTATTGGAGCGGGTACTATGGGGGTCGGTATTGCTATGTGTTTTGCTCAGGCTGGTATTGCCGTCGTTTTATTAGATATGAAGCAAGAGAGTGTAGCAAAAGGACTGAGTGCGATAGAAAGCCGTTTCCATCAATCTGTCAAGCGGGGGATCATCAGTGGGGCTCAGTTAACGGAGGCTATGGCGTTGATAACAGGTACGTGTGAATACCGAGATGTAGGCGATGTGGATTTGGTGGTGGAAGCGGCTTTTGAATCCATGGAGGTGAAAAAACAGATCTTCTCAATTTTAGATGAGGTATGTAAGCCTGAGACCATACTCACGAGCAACACGTCATATTTAGATATCAATGAAATAGCGCAATCCACCCATCGAGCTCATAAAGTGTTAGGCATGCATTTTTTCAGCCCTGCTAATATCATGAAACTTCTGGAAGTGGTCCGCGCCGATAAGACCGATCAACAAAGTCTGAAAACGGTCATGGCGCTGGGTAAGCAAATAGGCAAAGTCTGTGTGGCTGTTGGAGTCTGTTATGGTTATGTCGGCAATAGAATGTATGCCTGCTATGGGCGAGAGGCTAACGCTTTGTTACTTGAAGGGGCGACACCTGGCCAGATTGATCGAGCGCTGCAACAATGGGGCATGGCAATGGGGCCGTTAGCTGTGAATGATATGTCCGGCATTGACATAGCTTATAAAGCACGGCAAGAGAATGGGGGCTATAGCAATGATCCGCACTATTTCAGAGCGGCAGATCTTATGGTTGAGGCTAACCGTTTAGGCCAAAAGACCGCTGCTGGCTTTTATCGATACGATAAGGACAACGGGAGCAGGATAGAGGATGCTGAGGTGTTAACGTTTTTATCTGCAGAGGCTGATAGGTTGGGAGTCGTGCAGCGTAGTGATATTAGCGATGAAGAAATTCAGTATCGCTTGATATTTGCTCTCATTAATGAAGGGGCTTATATTCTGGAAGAAGGTATTGTTGACCGTGCTAGTGATATCGATGTGATATGGCTTAATGGTTATGGATTTCCTCGTTACCTGGGGGGACCGATGTTCTATGCAGATGAATTCGGGTTAGCTGAGCTTGTGGCAATAATAAAGGGATTTAAAAAATTGACTGGCAAAGGCCATTGGGTCATTGCCCCTATACTGGAGCGCTTAGTTGAAACAAGCGAGAAGCTGGCTTTACAATGA
- a CDS encoding linear amide C-N hydrolase — MRYLNSLSQPHLTAWMSIGIIVCLLVTISFSFACTKLVWDTDDFGVIISRTEDFGFPTEPSLEVRAKGQTYKDPNSNNPVIWTSKYSSIISTLAHFTAVEGINEAGLSMSALSLDEETNTRPIEGQQDLMNTLLVPYVVDNFKTVNEVVNNIGKINIYKHLLNGSIVGGHYMVQDKSGDSAVIEILDGKFKIYHGPENNVLTNSPAYNFQLKNWEKLKPKSTRDIIGSFPLPGNAESSQRFVRGKYMLEALPTPTSYINAILTLESALPSSAINIPYKHKKGKMIKTASQYSITYGLNQKIIYFQYRYQNSFTLFSTDFNKLNDGNNYTLDATRADLAGDVTGEYKEGLGVMQLYLVKHS; from the coding sequence ATGCGTTATTTAAACAGTTTAAGTCAACCTCATTTAACAGCCTGGATGAGCATAGGTATCATTGTTTGTTTGTTGGTTACAATCTCATTCAGTTTTGCTTGCACTAAACTGGTTTGGGACACAGATGACTTTGGGGTCATCATCTCCAGAACCGAAGATTTCGGTTTCCCAACAGAGCCCAGCCTGGAAGTGAGGGCTAAGGGACAAACCTATAAGGACCCGAACTCAAATAACCCTGTGATCTGGACGTCAAAATACAGCAGTATTATATCTACGTTAGCCCATTTTACCGCCGTTGAGGGCATCAATGAAGCCGGACTGTCTATGAGTGCCCTGTCACTAGATGAGGAAACCAATACCCGCCCCATAGAAGGACAACAAGATTTAATGAACACCTTGCTAGTCCCTTACGTTGTAGATAACTTTAAAACGGTCAATGAGGTCGTCAACAACATAGGTAAAATCAATATTTATAAACACCTGTTGAATGGTTCAATTGTCGGTGGCCATTATATGGTTCAAGATAAATCTGGAGATTCAGCGGTGATTGAGATTTTAGACGGAAAATTTAAGATTTATCATGGTCCGGAAAATAATGTGCTCACCAATAGTCCAGCTTATAACTTCCAATTGAAAAACTGGGAAAAATTAAAACCCAAGAGTACCCGTGACATAATAGGTTCCTTCCCTTTACCCGGGAATGCAGAAAGTTCACAGCGATTTGTCCGAGGTAAATATATGTTGGAGGCTTTACCCACTCCTACAAGCTATATCAACGCCATCCTTACCCTAGAAAGCGCCTTACCGAGTTCAGCCATTAATATTCCCTATAAACATAAGAAGGGGAAAATGATAAAAACGGCGTCTCAGTACAGTATAACTTATGGGTTAAATCAGAAAATAATTTATTTTCAGTATCGGTACCAAAATAGTTTCACGCTATTTAGCACTGATTTTAATAAGTTGAATGATGGTAATAATTATACTCTAGATGCGACACGCGCAGATCTTGCTGGCGATGTCACGGGTGAATATAAAGAAGGTCTAGGTGTTATGCAATTATATCTGGTTAAACATAGCTAG
- a CDS encoding penicillin acylase family protein, which yields MFHKYLVIIFLSLILSIIGGCNSLSETQKVTIIRDTYGTPHIYADTHYGLFYGYGYAISQDRLFQLEMAKRSAQGNVAQVMGQKYLPLDIKIREHYNPHTIHAAMLKLSQADSAIFKGYADGINQWIVKINRSPDTLMPKQFIDHQFTPTTWTEFDVIMVFVGSMINRFGDYNTELDNQQLLMALMNKHGSNKANEIFNMLLPHMSKDAIDTIAPGEWSVTGRDRYKTELVNRLEGKNTASSPLLTAKIQPTVSTSGRHGTLRWQDFNEAPFSNILILGKNKLKDAEAVLINGPQFGFYRPAYTYSVGLHGAGYNAVGNSPAGYPLIQFGHNDHISWGSTWGAGDNVDIFQLTLDPQDSKKYLYKGLYIPFEQEKQIIKVKNQPDKSITVYRSVYGPVIKYQAKQGIAYAKKRGWAGKELSTLLSWNKVSKAQNYQQWADYVAESAINVNWYYVDQSGNIGYTLGGFYPVRRPGFDGRTPTPGDGSADWLGLYPFHTNPHVLNPISGYIANWNNRPAAGFPNPDQWWYNWNTIDRALELTTQVDANSTLSPKAAWEVMKHAAFVDPNARHFVPSLISLAQNSNVPLHRQAANILTHWDYSNTDNNNDGKYDNPGSTLFRAWLKEALRITYSAVIPDSHLHWFTNPGYGNKDKLMTNSYNISIGTKVLNTIWTNSSLFNHQDSNKIQLDSLTAAIKTLTLQYGENNQTWLENVDTLRFNNKNYIGVPQANDDETLDTPIALNRGTENNMTVFYANKVAAYEVVAPGQSGFIDPHGLKAKHYNDQYKNFINFHLKPVSNEYDNLKIDSTDKTVLVIPLSGSVKPSQRNESQ from the coding sequence ATGTTTCATAAATATTTAGTGATAATATTTCTATCATTAATCCTTTCAATTATTGGTGGTTGTAATAGTTTATCTGAAACGCAAAAAGTGACCATAATACGTGACACTTACGGTACACCACATATTTACGCAGATACCCATTATGGACTATTTTATGGTTATGGATATGCGATTTCTCAAGATAGACTCTTCCAATTAGAAATGGCAAAGCGAAGCGCTCAGGGAAATGTTGCACAAGTCATGGGGCAAAAATATCTTCCTCTGGACATCAAGATTCGAGAACACTACAACCCTCATACTATTCATGCTGCAATGCTTAAGTTATCACAAGCAGACTCCGCCATTTTTAAAGGGTACGCAGATGGCATTAACCAATGGATAGTTAAGATAAATCGATCACCAGACACATTAATGCCAAAACAGTTTATTGATCATCAGTTTACTCCGACAACATGGACTGAATTTGATGTGATCATGGTATTTGTTGGTTCTATGATAAACAGATTCGGTGATTATAATACCGAACTCGACAACCAGCAGCTTTTAATGGCTCTCATGAATAAGCATGGTTCCAACAAAGCGAATGAAATTTTTAACATGTTGTTACCTCACATGAGTAAAGATGCCATAGATACCATTGCTCCCGGTGAGTGGTCAGTTACTGGCAGAGATCGTTATAAAACCGAATTAGTTAACAGATTAGAAGGCAAAAATACTGCTTCCTCCCCGTTACTGACAGCTAAAATACAACCTACAGTGTCGACATCTGGCCGTCATGGTACTTTGAGATGGCAAGATTTTAATGAGGCGCCGTTTAGTAACATTCTTATTCTGGGAAAAAACAAACTTAAAGACGCTGAGGCAGTGCTTATTAATGGTCCTCAATTTGGTTTTTATCGTCCAGCCTACACGTATTCTGTTGGACTTCACGGGGCTGGCTACAACGCAGTGGGCAACTCTCCTGCAGGGTACCCGCTTATCCAGTTCGGTCACAATGATCACATATCATGGGGCAGTACTTGGGGAGCGGGAGATAACGTCGACATCTTTCAGTTAACGTTAGATCCTCAAGATAGCAAAAAATACCTTTATAAAGGATTGTATATTCCTTTCGAACAAGAAAAACAGATCATAAAAGTCAAAAATCAACCAGATAAATCCATCACAGTCTATCGCTCTGTTTATGGCCCAGTGATTAAATACCAAGCCAAACAAGGCATCGCCTATGCAAAAAAAAGAGGTTGGGCTGGAAAAGAGTTATCCACTTTATTGTCATGGAATAAAGTCTCTAAAGCACAAAACTACCAACAATGGGCAGACTATGTTGCAGAGAGCGCAATCAATGTTAATTGGTATTATGTCGACCAATCAGGGAATATTGGTTACACATTAGGGGGATTTTATCCCGTTCGTCGACCGGGCTTTGATGGCAGAACCCCGACTCCTGGTGATGGCAGTGCAGATTGGCTTGGCTTGTATCCCTTTCATACCAATCCTCATGTCCTTAATCCAATCAGTGGTTACATTGCCAACTGGAATAACCGTCCGGCGGCTGGCTTTCCAAATCCTGATCAGTGGTGGTATAACTGGAACACCATAGATCGCGCACTAGAGCTCACCACACAGGTAGATGCTAATTCAACACTCTCTCCTAAAGCAGCTTGGGAGGTCATGAAACACGCAGCATTTGTTGACCCTAATGCGCGTCATTTTGTCCCTTCATTAATCTCATTAGCACAAAACAGTAATGTACCGTTACACCGACAGGCTGCTAACATCCTTACTCATTGGGATTATAGTAATACCGATAATAATAATGATGGAAAATATGATAACCCAGGTTCAACACTATTTAGAGCATGGCTTAAAGAGGCCCTTAGAATCACTTACTCTGCTGTCATCCCAGACAGTCATCTACACTGGTTCACTAACCCGGGATATGGCAATAAAGATAAATTAATGACCAACAGCTATAACATTTCAATCGGCACTAAAGTGCTTAACACAATCTGGACCAATTCAAGTCTATTTAATCACCAAGATAGCAACAAAATTCAGCTTGATTCCTTAACGGCAGCAATAAAGACTTTGACCCTGCAATACGGTGAGAACAATCAAACTTGGCTTGAAAACGTCGATACATTGCGTTTTAACAATAAAAACTATATTGGTGTACCGCAGGCGAATGATGATGAAACACTCGATACGCCCATAGCGCTTAATCGTGGTACTGAGAATAATATGACGGTATTTTATGCCAATAAAGTGGCAGCCTATGAAGTCGTTGCACCTGGCCAGTCAGGGTTCATAGACCCTCATGGTTTAAAAGCCAAGCACTACAATGATCAATATAAAAACTTCATTAACTTTCATCTAAAACCCGTTAGTAATGAATACGATAATCTAAAAATAGACAGCACTGACAAAACGGTACTTGTCATTCCATTGTCTGGTTCTGTCAAACCTTCACAGCGTAATGAGTCACAATAA
- a CDS encoding PaaX family transcriptional regulator: protein MTSISKRTDDISLHIKQQGVSCTSMVVTVFGDVISQHGNWVWLSSLITALEPFGFNERQVRTAVYRLVQSDWLQVNKVGRCSYYCLTESATGHYEKASRRIYASDHGEWDHTWTLVLLVSIADDKKEEFRKSLIWLGFNALSSGLFAHPSSQRSSLDEVIHELNILNDVVVFKATTADLYSQGALKGLTKSLWKFTELEGYYTDFLAFYRPWCQKIFSNLPEPRDCFMLRLAMVHDFRRILLRDPDFPNAMLPQGWVGYEAQDLVQRSYKLLAKSSLLYIQQNLNNAQGTLPDASPHFYTRFGGLINS, encoded by the coding sequence TTGACATCGATTAGCAAGCGGACAGACGATATTAGCCTACACATAAAACAACAGGGTGTGAGCTGTACCTCTATGGTGGTCACAGTTTTTGGAGATGTAATTTCTCAACATGGTAATTGGGTGTGGCTCTCGAGTCTGATAACGGCATTAGAGCCATTTGGCTTTAATGAACGCCAGGTGCGTACCGCCGTTTATCGCTTAGTACAAAGCGATTGGCTACAGGTGAATAAAGTAGGGCGTTGTAGTTACTATTGCTTGACAGAATCTGCCACGGGACATTACGAGAAAGCTTCCCGGCGGATTTATGCGAGTGACCATGGTGAATGGGACCATACCTGGACGCTGGTTTTACTGGTTTCAATAGCAGATGATAAAAAAGAAGAGTTTCGCAAGAGTCTTATTTGGCTGGGATTTAATGCGCTAAGCTCGGGATTGTTCGCACACCCCTCATCACAGCGTTCATCTTTGGATGAAGTTATTCATGAGTTAAACATACTTAACGACGTTGTCGTATTCAAGGCAACGACTGCTGATCTCTATTCTCAAGGCGCGCTCAAGGGGTTAACTAAATCATTGTGGAAGTTTACTGAACTTGAAGGGTATTACACTGATTTCTTGGCTTTTTATCGCCCCTGGTGTCAAAAGATATTTTCGAACTTACCCGAACCACGTGATTGTTTTATGTTGCGACTGGCTATGGTCCATGATTTTAGACGCATACTGTTACGAGACCCTGATTTCCCCAATGCCATGCTCCCCCAAGGCTGGGTTGGATACGAGGCACAGGATCTCGTGCAACGAAGCTATAAATTACTGGCCAAGTCATCTCTGTTGTATATTCAGCAAAACCTCAATAATGCTCAAGGCACTCTCCCTGATGCGTCTCCCCATTTTTATACGCGTTTCGGTGGTTTGATTAACAGTTAA
- a CDS encoding enoyl-CoA hydratase/isomerase family protein produces MVECIERATTDNSVTCIVIKCDGRTFIAGADISEFGHPPLEPQLPYVLEKIDQCTKPIVATLFGTVLGGGFELALSCHYRVAVSGTKLGLPEVTLGLIPGAGGTQLLPRIGGIELALEMITSGKPKSVQSLSDTGVIDLTVDDSAALLERTIEFSRNVLVQQKNIRRTSKIVIAHHQEYAQLFSLWRSKIAKKMRGQQAPNMLSTPLKMCCHYHLNKLCKKNEDCLMNVEILLNHTLCVMLFLLNVWRLS; encoded by the coding sequence TTGGTTGAATGTATAGAGCGAGCGACCACCGATAATAGCGTTACCTGTATAGTGATTAAATGCGATGGGCGAACTTTCATAGCCGGCGCAGATATCTCTGAGTTTGGTCATCCTCCTCTCGAACCTCAATTACCCTATGTGCTGGAAAAAATTGATCAGTGCACCAAGCCAATAGTCGCAACATTGTTTGGGACTGTGCTTGGAGGAGGGTTTGAATTGGCTTTGTCATGCCATTATCGGGTCGCTGTTAGCGGAACTAAGCTTGGATTACCAGAGGTGACGTTAGGCCTCATTCCCGGCGCCGGTGGGACACAATTATTACCTCGTATTGGGGGGATTGAATTGGCACTTGAGATGATCACCTCGGGTAAGCCCAAATCGGTGCAATCGCTATCTGATACAGGAGTGATCGATCTCACTGTTGATGATAGTGCAGCGTTACTCGAACGTACGATTGAATTTAGTCGTAATGTGCTCGTTCAACAAAAAAACATACGGCGAACATCGAAAATTGTTATAGCACATCATCAAGAATATGCTCAATTGTTTAGTCTCTGGCGGTCAAAGATAGCTAAGAAGATGCGCGGACAGCAGGCCCCCAATATGCTATCGACTCCATTGAAAATGTGTTGTCATTACCATTTGAACAAGCTATGCAAGAAGAACGAAGATTGTTTAATGAATGTCGAAATTCTGCTCAATCACACGCTATGCGTCATGCTTTTTTTGCTGAACGTATGGCGGCTAAGCTGA